GCCGTAGCCCGGTTGCTCGCAACCGGGTTCCTGTAGCGCACGATCATCCTTTTACGCCACCAGCACGCCCCACAGCATGCGCAGGCCGAGCACGTAGAGCAACACCGCGAAGATTCGCTTCAGGGTGGCGACCGGCAGCTTGTGCGACAGCCGCGCGCCGTAGGGCGCGACCAGCACGCTGGTGATCGAAATACCGACCAGCGCGGGCAGATAGATGTAACCGAGCGAGGGCTGCGGCACGTTGGGCACGTTCCAGCCGTTCATCACATTACCGATGGTGGTGAACAACGCAATCGGGAAACCCAGCGCGGCCGAGGTGCCGATCGCGGTATGCACCGGGACGTTGCACCACGACAGGAAAGGCACCGAGAAGAAACCACCGCCCGCCCCTACCATCGCCGAGAGGAAGCCGACGACCATACCCGCGACAAACAATCCGGCAGTGCCGGGCAAAGTTCGCGACGCTTTCGGCTTGAAGTTGAGCAGCATCTGGGTGCCGGTGTAGAACAGGAAGCAGGTGAAGAACACCGCGAGAAACACGGTTGACAGCATCGCAACGATGCGGGTGCCGATCAGGCTGCCGACCAGGATGCCCGGCGCCATCGCCCATAGCGCCTTCCAGTGCACCGCACCCCGTGCGTTGTGCGCACGTACCGAGGAGATCGAGGTGAACATGATGGTCGCCATTGAGGTGGCAAGGATCACCTGCATCTTGGTCTCGAACGGGAAACCCTGCGCCGGGAACATGATGGCGAGGATCGGCACCATCGTCATGCCACCGCCGATGCCCAGCAGCCCGGCGAGAAAGCCGACCAGCACGCCCAGCGCGATGTAACCGAAAAACCAGGCGTTGATGTATTCCATTGAGCAGCGCTACGCGGCGCGAAGCGGGGTTTTGATGCGACGCAACAAGTCTACGCGGCAGCGCTGACGGGAGGCTGAGACGGGGTCACTTTCCGTGCCGGAGGCCACAACGTCGCCCGCAAATCACGCCGCCCGCAATTGTGTCGCCGCGTCGGCGCCTGCGCCGCCTACTTCGCCGCTTTGGCGAGCTGTTTCGTGATGAAGGCCCACTCGTCATCGCTTACCGGCGTGATCGACAGGCGGTTACCGCGTTGCAGGATGCGCATCTCGGCCAGCTCGGGCGCCGCGCGCAGCGCAGCGAGCGGGATCAGCTCAAATTTCTTGACGAAAGCCACTTCGACGCATACCCAGAGCGGGTTGTCAGGCTTCGATTTCGGGTCGTAGTGCGGATTTTCCTTGTCAAACTGCGTGACGTCCGGCGCTGCAGCCTTGGCGATCTTGCAGACGCCTGCAATACCGGGCTCCGGGCAACTGGAGTGATAGAAGAAGGCGAGGTCCCCCACCTTCATGTCGTCGCGCATGAAGTTGCGCGCCTGATAGTTGCGCACACCAAACCACGCACTCCGGCCATCGCGCTTGAGATCGTCAATGCCGTACTCGTTGGGTTCCGACTTCATCAGCCAGTAGCGCATGCAACTCTCCCAAAGACCACATGAAAACGGGGAGCCATGCTCCCCGTTGCAAATTCGAAGACTCCCGCACATGCCGTCATGGTCGTCATCTTGAACCGGGGTTCAAGATTCGGATGCCTCCACCATGACTACCAGGTACAGCTGGCGACTCGAACACCGAAGTGCTCGCGAAGAGCCGCGCACACGGCCACAGTAGCAGAGGCGTCCTCGCGACAAGCGCATTGGTTCAAAGAAATTTTCGACCGCAACGCACAGCGCAGGAGCAGGATGGATTCTACGCTTCCTCAACCAATTTTGCGGGCGAATTGCTACTGCAACGACAACGTGCGGCAGTACAAAACAATGATCGCGTGACGGGTAAATCGTGCCGGCAGGCGGCGTGGTGCTCAGCCAGCGTTGGTCTCGGCGAGCGTGCGGCGCAGGTTGGCCGTCATCGCCGCGATGCGGGATTCGACCCTCGGGTCAATGTCGCCCGCAGGCTGTTTGGCCGCCAGCTCGAGCGCGGCGAGCAATAGCACACGCTCGATCTCGGCGGTGGGTTGCTTCTGTGCAATCAGTGCGCATTCAGCCTCGACCACCGCAATGGCCTCCGCCAAGGCTCTGGCCTCGGAGTCCGGTGCGGCGAGGCGAAATGTACGTCCGTGGATGGTGGCTTCGAGCGTGGTGCTCATGCCACCTTGATTTGCGGCGGTTGCTGTACCTGAGGCGTGCTCTGCGCGGTTTCTTCCGCCGGTTTGGGCAGACGCTCGGCAACCACACGAAGTTTGTTCCCGGCAGTACGCATACGCTCGCTCTTGTCAACGAGCTCGGCACGCAAACGCGAGTTTTCCTCGGCCAGCGCTTTCAGGCGCAGCATCGCATCCTTGAGCGCGGATTCGAGTTGTTCGAGCGAGGAATTCGAGTGCATCCGGCAACTATATCAAGCCGGTGGCATTTGTGCATGCCGTTTATCCGCCGATTCTGCCGCCAGTTGGGTGTGACTCGGCGCCAGATGAGTATCGAGCGCCTTGTACTCCACCGCCAGTATCTCCAGCTCCTCAACGCCTGCAGGGGTCCGTAGCGCAATGATGTCACCCTCTCGCCCTTTGGTCAGCGCCCGCGCAATAGGACTGATCCAGCTCACATAGCCGCGCTGCGGGTCAACCTCATCCAGGCCAACAATGGCAATGATGCGCTCGGCACCGTGCTGGTTGGCCACGGTCACGGTGGCGCCAAAAAAGACCTGATCGGTATCCCGCGTCACCGGATCCACGACCTCGGCATCGTCAAGCCGCTTGATCAGGTAGCGCGTGCGACGGTCGATTTCGCGCAGGCGCCGCTTGCCGTACAGGTAGTCGCCGTTTTCGCTGCGGTCGCCGTTGCTCGCGGCCCAGGAGACGATGCGCGTCACTTCCGGCCGCTCGACCGTTGTCAGATGGTCAAGCTCGGCCTTCAGGCGACCGTG
This is a stretch of genomic DNA from Casimicrobium huifangae. It encodes these proteins:
- a CDS encoding EVE domain-containing protein — translated: MRYWLMKSEPNEYGIDDLKRDGRSAWFGVRNYQARNFMRDDMKVGDLAFFYHSSCPEPGIAGVCKIAKAAAPDVTQFDKENPHYDPKSKPDNPLWVCVEVAFVKKFELIPLAALRAAPELAEMRILQRGNRLSITPVSDDEWAFITKQLAKAAK
- the zapA gene encoding cell division protein ZapA → MSTTLEATIHGRTFRLAAPDSEARALAEAIAVVEAECALIAQKQPTAEIERVLLLAALELAAKQPAGDIDPRVESRIAAMTANLRRTLAETNAG
- a CDS encoding sulfite exporter TauE/SafE family protein, whose product is MEYINAWFFGYIALGVLVGFLAGLLGIGGGMTMVPILAIMFPAQGFPFETKMQVILATSMATIMFTSISSVRAHNARGAVHWKALWAMAPGILVGSLIGTRIVAMLSTVFLAVFFTCFLFYTGTQMLLNFKPKASRTLPGTAGLFVAGMVVGFLSAMVGAGGGFFSVPFLSWCNVPVHTAIGTSAALGFPIALFTTIGNVMNGWNVPNVPQPSLGYIYLPALVGISITSVLVAPYGARLSHKLPVATLKRIFAVLLYVLGLRMLWGVLVA
- the greB gene encoding transcription elongation factor GreB, yielding MSKAFTKEDSDAPDDDEDIVLPPLPAGTKNYMTPGGHGRLKAELDHLTTVERPEVTRIVSWAASNGDRSENGDYLYGKRRLREIDRRTRYLIKRLDDAEVVDPVTRDTDQVFFGATVTVANQHGAERIIAIVGLDEVDPQRGYVSWISPIARALTKGREGDIIALRTPAGVEELEILAVEYKALDTHLAPSHTQLAAESADKRHAQMPPA